A window from Candidatus Bathyarchaeia archaeon encodes these proteins:
- the cofE gene encoding coenzyme F420-0:L-glutamate ligase → MAKTVSIVGLEGFPMVKAGDNVTELILATARNEHVTFDEGDVVVVAHKIVSKAEGRTIKLSAIKPSKRANELAKITRRDPRLVELVLREAKRVVKATSEILIVENRLGFVCINAGVDKSNVEGADGYTLLPLNPDESARQIHSQIKKLTGKKVAVVICDTYSRPFRRGQVEFAIGLAGISPFRDYRGQKDLFGYVLKVKLSAIADEIASAAELLMGQGGEATPVVVIKGLGNIKFNEEVSAGELFISEQEDLFKGTLP, encoded by the coding sequence TTGGCGAAGACCGTTAGCATTGTTGGACTTGAAGGTTTTCCAATGGTCAAAGCAGGCGACAACGTAACGGAGCTCATACTTGCAACCGCTAGAAACGAGCATGTAACGTTTGACGAAGGCGACGTCGTCGTGGTGGCTCACAAAATCGTATCCAAAGCAGAGGGCAGAACAATCAAGCTGAGCGCCATCAAACCTTCCAAGAGAGCCAATGAACTAGCGAAGATCACAAGACGCGACCCCAGATTAGTTGAACTTGTCCTAAGAGAGGCTAAACGCGTAGTTAAGGCAACTTCAGAAATTCTCATCGTGGAAAACAGACTAGGCTTCGTCTGCATCAACGCTGGCGTCGACAAATCGAATGTTGAAGGAGCAGACGGATACACTCTTCTACCCCTCAACCCCGACGAATCAGCTAGGCAAATCCACTCTCAGATCAAGAAACTGACTGGAAAAAAAGTGGCAGTAGTAATATGTGACACTTACAGCAGACCATTTAGACGTGGGCAAGTTGAATTCGCCATAGGCTTAGCAGGCATCAGCCCGTTTCGAGACTACCGTGGGCAAAAGGATCTATTTGGCTACGTCCTGAAGGTGAAACTCTCAGCCATCGCAGATGAGATTGCTTCTGCGGCTGAGCTTCTTATGGGCCAGGGCGGAGAAGCCACTCCAGTGGTTGTGATCAAGGGCTTAGGCAATATCAAGTTTAATGAAGAAGTGTCAGCTGGCGAGTTGTTCATTTCCGAGCAAGAGGACCTGTTCAAGGGAACTCTTCCGTAA
- a CDS encoding dihydroorotate dehydrogenase encodes MPNQLAIEIAGLRLSNPTMLAAGILGLSAATLKEAVEQGAGAVVTKSVGLEPRSGYTNPTVVQIDNCGLLNAMGLPNPGAKSFAHEVKELKKSGFSAPLITSVFGFTAEEFAEAANILAKAGADAVELNVSCPHVRKTGSEIGQSANLVSQVVKQVKNAISDPVIVKLTPNVRDIAEIAVAAAKAGADAVAAINTVRAMAIDVETARPILANKIGGLSGRAVKPIAVRCVYEIYEAVNVPIIGCGGVASWQDAVEFMLAGASAVQVGTAIASEGLGVFKSVCKGIDAYLHDNGLKSVREIVGLSHRR; translated from the coding sequence ATGCCAAACCAATTGGCTATTGAAATCGCGGGTCTCAGGCTATCAAACCCCACAATGTTGGCAGCGGGCATACTTGGACTCTCAGCAGCAACGCTTAAAGAGGCAGTCGAACAAGGCGCAGGCGCAGTTGTCACCAAATCAGTGGGTTTAGAGCCACGCTCCGGGTACACCAACCCAACTGTCGTTCAAATCGATAATTGCGGCTTGCTCAACGCCATGGGTCTACCGAACCCGGGCGCCAAATCCTTTGCTCATGAAGTTAAAGAACTCAAGAAAAGCGGATTCAGTGCACCACTAATAACCAGTGTGTTCGGATTCACAGCAGAGGAATTCGCTGAGGCTGCCAATATTCTGGCGAAGGCTGGTGCTGATGCTGTTGAATTGAACGTGTCCTGTCCCCATGTAAGGAAGACCGGCTCAGAGATTGGACAGAGTGCAAATCTAGTTTCGCAGGTTGTGAAACAAGTCAAGAATGCCATTTCAGATCCGGTCATCGTTAAGCTGACTCCGAATGTAAGGGACATCGCTGAAATAGCTGTGGCAGCAGCCAAAGCTGGAGCTGACGCAGTTGCAGCTATAAACACTGTGCGTGCCATGGCGATAGATGTTGAAACAGCTCGCCCAATACTTGCCAACAAGATAGGCGGATTGTCTGGGCGGGCAGTGAAGCCGATTGCAGTGCGATGTGTTTATGAAATCTATGAAGCAGTCAATGTGCCCATCATTGGCTGTGGCGGCGTAGCCTCTTGGCAAGACGCTGTCGAATTCATGTTGGCAGGAGCTTCAGCCGTTCAAGTAGGCACTGCGATAGCGTCTGAGGGATTAGGCGTTTTCAAATCTGTATGTAAGGGCATCGATGCCTACCTGCACGACAATGGTTTAAAGAGCGTGAGGGAAATTGTCGGACTATCACACCGCCGTTAA
- a CDS encoding dihydroorotate dehydrogenase electron transfer subunit: MSDYHTAVNRMRTVKITSITVETPTVKSFTFNDDLCSRAEPGQFVMVWIPGVDEVPMSLSSLNPRRIQASITAERVGEATDALHNMKTGDAIGVRGPLGNGYTITNVKKALIVGGGTGLASLAPLTEEFVKQKTKITLLMGANMKSNLLFHVRMSKVISRIKGQLVVTTEDGSFGQKGLATTPAREMFAQGEKFNMAYACGPEKMLQIMFGLAEEFHVPFEASLERFMRCAIGICGTCVIGKYRVCRDGPVFSGQQLRGVKEEFGHWRRGFDGRKTAI; encoded by the coding sequence TTGTCGGACTATCACACCGCCGTTAACAGGATGCGTACTGTCAAGATAACGAGCATCACCGTTGAGACGCCCACAGTCAAATCCTTCACGTTCAATGATGACCTGTGCTCTAGGGCTGAACCTGGCCAGTTTGTCATGGTCTGGATACCGGGCGTAGACGAAGTTCCCATGAGTCTATCATCGTTGAATCCAAGGAGAATCCAAGCCTCCATAACCGCTGAAAGAGTTGGGGAAGCAACAGATGCGTTGCACAACATGAAGACAGGGGACGCAATTGGAGTGCGTGGGCCTCTTGGAAACGGCTACACTATAACAAATGTCAAAAAAGCCTTAATCGTGGGCGGCGGCACAGGACTCGCGTCGCTAGCGCCCTTGACAGAGGAATTTGTCAAACAGAAAACCAAAATCACGCTGTTGATGGGAGCCAATATGAAAAGTAACTTGCTGTTTCATGTGCGCATGAGCAAAGTAATCTCAAGGATCAAAGGCCAACTGGTAGTTACAACTGAAGATGGCAGTTTCGGGCAAAAAGGCTTGGCGACCACGCCTGCAAGGGAGATGTTCGCACAAGGTGAAAAATTCAACATGGCGTATGCCTGCGGACCAGAGAAAATGCTACAGATAATGTTCGGCTTGGCTGAAGAGTTCCATGTGCCCTTCGAAGCCAGTTTGGAGCGTTTCATGCGCTGCGCCATAGGCATATGCGGAACATGTGTGATTGGGAAATACCGTGTTTGTCGAGATGGACCGGTTTTTTCTGGTCAGCAACTGCGTGGAGTCAAGGAGGAATTTGGACATTGGCGCAGAGGTTTTGATGGCAGAAAAACCGCGATCTGA